A genomic window from Vitis riparia cultivar Riparia Gloire de Montpellier isolate 1030 chromosome 18, EGFV_Vit.rip_1.0, whole genome shotgun sequence includes:
- the LOC117906963 gene encoding cytochrome P450 87A3-like: MYWSVWFCVVSLFIASIIHWVYKWRNPKCNGKLPPGSMGFPLIGETIQFFIPSKSLDVSSFIRKRMKKYGPLFCTNLVGRPVVVSSDPDFNYHIFQQEGRLVEIWYLDSFARLVGQDASQSTAASGYVHKYLRNLVLAHFGTEVLKDKLLSKAEDMIRTRLHDWSKLPALEFKTCVSSVIYQFTANELFSYDIKKMGENFSERFTNIIQAVASFPLNIPGTTFHKCLKNQKEVIKLIRDILKERKVSPESRKGDFLDQIVDDIKKEKFLSDDFIVLVMFGILLASFETISATLTLAVKLLIENPSVMQELIEEHEAILKNRENSNSGISWKEYKSMTFTHQVINEALRLASVAPGILRRAIKDIQVNGYTIPAGWTIMVVPAALQLSPDAFVDPLTFNPSRWKDMGVGVVAKNFIPFGGGSRLCAGAEFTKVLMTTFFHVLVTNYRLTKIKGGQIARSPALTFGNGLHINISKKHG, encoded by the exons ATGTACTGGTCTGTTTGGTTCTGTGTTGTAAGCTTGTTTATAGCAAGCATAATTCACTGGGTTTACAAATGGAGGAATCCTAAATGCAATGGCAAACTCCCTCCAGGTTCAATGGGATTCCCACTCATTGGAGAGACCATCCAGTTTTTCATCCCAAGCAAGTCGTTGGACGTTTCGAGTTTCATCAGGAAGAGGATGAAAAA ATATGGTCCATTGTTTTGTACAAACTTGGTAGGACGACCGGTAGTGGTGTCATCGGACCCAGACTTCAACTACCATATATTCCAACAAGAAGGGAGGTTGGTGGAGATCTGGTACTTGGACTCCTTCGCAAGGCTTGTGGGTCAGGATGCTTCACAGTCTACCGCTGCGTCTGGTTATGTTCACAAGTATCTTAGGAACTTGGTGTTGGCTCATTTTGGTACGGAGGTCCTGAAAGACAAACTCCTTTCGAAGGCTGAAGATATGATACGTACAAGGCTGCATGATTGGTCCAAGTTGCCTGCCTTGGAATTCAAAACATGCGTTTCATCGGTAATTTATCA ATTTACTGCAAATGAGTTGTTCAGTTATGATATTAAGAAGATGGGAGAAAATTTTAGTGAAAGATTTACTAATATCATACAAGCTGTTGCTTCGTTTCCTTTGAATATCCCGGGTACAACTTTCCATAAATGTCTTAAG AACCAAAAGGAGGTAATAAAGTTGATCCGTGATATACTAAAAGAGAGAAAAGTTTCACCTGAAAGTCGTAAAGGAGATTTCCTTGATCAGATTGTTGatgatataaagaaagaaaaattcttaTCAGATGACTTCATCGTTCTTGTTATGTTTGGGATTCTACTTGCTAGTTTTGAGACAATTTCCGCTACTCTAACCTTAGCTGTGAAGCTCCTCATAGAAAACCCTTCAGTAATGCAAGAACTAATC GAGGAGCATGAGGCAATCCttaaaaatagggaaaattCAAATTCTGGAATTTCATGGAAGGAATATAAGTCAATGACTTTTACTCATCAA GTTATCAATGAAGCTCTTAGGTTAGCAAGTGTTGCTCCAGGGATTTTGAGAAGGGCAATAAAAGACATTCAAGTAAATG GATATACGATTCCAGCAGGCTGGACAATCATGGTTGTTCCCGCAGCTCTTCAATTAAGCCCTGATGCTTTTGTTGATCCCCTTACTTTCAATCCATCGCGGTGGAAg gaTATGGGAGTTGGTGTTGTAGCGAAGAATTTCATACCATTTGGAGGTGGATCGAGATTATGTGCAGGAGCAGAGTTTACTAAAGTTCTAATGACAACATTTTTCCATGTCTTGGTCACTAATTACAg GTTGACGAAGATCAAAGGAGGACAGATAGCTCGATCTCCAGCTTTGACATTTGGAAATGGTTTACATATCAACATTTCAAAAAAGCATGGATGA
- the LOC117907730 gene encoding cytochrome P450 87A3-like: MYWSVWLCVVSLFIASITHWVYKWRNPKCNGKLPPGSMGFPIIGETIQFFIPSKSLDVSSFIKKRMKKYGPLFCTNLAGRPVVVSSDPDFNYYIFQQEGKLVELWYMDSIAKLVGLDTSQSIAATGYVHKYLRNLALAHFGTEALKGRLLSKAEDMIRTRLHDWSKLPALEFKSCVSSMIFDFTATILFGYDFEMKGAHFSEKFTNIIHVLMSFPLNIPGTTFHKCLKDQKEIMKLIHDALKEKKASPKTLQGDFLDQMIDDMKKEKFLSDDFVVFVMFGILFASFETISSTLTLAIKLLIEHPLVMQQLIEEHEAILKNREDSNSGISWKEYKSMTFTHQVINEVLRLGSVAPGILRRAIKDIQVNGYTIPAGWTIMVVPAALQLNPDTFVDPLTFNPWRWKDMGVGVVAKNFIPFGGGSRLCIGAEFAKVLMTTFFHVLVTNYRLTKIKGGQIARSPVLTFGNGLHINISKKHG, encoded by the exons ATGTACTGGTCTGTTTGGCTCTGTGTTGTAAGCTTGTTTATAGCAAGCATAACTCACTGGGTTTACAAATGGAGGAATCCTAAATGCAATGGCAAACTCCCTCCAGGTTCAATGGGATTCCCAATCATTGGAGAGACCATCCAGTTTTTCATCCCAAGCAAGTCCTTGGACGTTTCGAGTTTCATCAAGAAGAGGATGAAAAA ATACGGTCCATTGTTCTGTACAAACTTGGCAGGACGACCGGTGGTGGTGTCATCGGACCCAGACTTCAACTACTATATATTCCAACAAGAAGGGAAGTTGGTGGAGTTATGGTACATGGACTCCATTGCAAAGCTTGTCGGCCTGGATACTTCACAGTCTATTGCTGCAACTGGTTATGTTCACAAGTATCTTAGGAACTTGGCGTTGGCTCATTTTGGTACCGAGGCCCTGAAAGGCAGACTCCTTTCCAAGGCTGAAGATATGATACGTACAAGGCTACATGATTGGTCCAAGTTGCCTGCCTTGGAATTCAAATCATGCGTTTCATCG atgatatttgattttactgCAACCATATTGTTTGGTTATGACTTCGAGATGAAGGGAGCACATTTTAGTGAAAAATTTACCAACATCATACATGTTCTTATGTCATTTCCTTTGAATATCCCGGGTACAACTTTCCATAAATGTCTAAAG GACCAAAAGGAGATAATGAAGTTGATTCATGATgcattaaaagagaaaaaagctTCGCCTAAAACTCTTCAAGGGGATTTTCTTGATCAGATGATTGATgatatgaagaaagaaaagttccTATCGGATGACTTTGTCGTTTTCGTTATGTTCGGGATTCTATTTGCTAGTTTTGAGACAATTTCCTCTACTTTAACCTTAGCTATTAAGTTACTCATAGAACACCCCTTAGTAATGCAACAACTAATT GAGGAGCATGAGGCAATCCTTAAAAATAGGGAAGATTCAAATTCTGGAATTTCATGGAAGGAATATAAGTCAATGACTTTTACTCATCAA GTTATCAATGAAGTTCTTAGGTTAGGAAGTGTTGCTCCAGGGATTTTGAGAAGGGCAATAAAAGACATTCAAGTAAATG GATATACAATTCCAGCAGGCTGGACAATCATGGTTGTTCCTGCAGCTCTTCAACTAAACCCTGATACTTTTGTTGATCCCCTTACTTTCAATCCATGGCGGTGGAAg gaTATGGGAGTTGGTGTTGTAGCAAAGAATTTCATACCATTTGGAGGTGGATCAAGATTATGCATAGGAGCAGAGTTTGCTAAGGTTCTAATGACAACATTTTTCCATGTTTTGGTCACTAATTACAg GTTGACGAAGATCAAAGGAGGACAGATAGCTCGATCTCCAGTTTTAACATTTGGAAATGGTTTACATATCAACATTTCAAAAAAGCATGGATGA
- the LOC117906953 gene encoding uncharacterized mitochondrial protein AtMg00810-like produces the protein MAEFEMSDLGMMHHFLGMMHYFLGIEVMQSSTGIFISQKKYVGEILDRIQMKDCNPVNTPSEFEIHLLVAKRIFQYLQGTKEFGLFYKNGEKSDLFGFTYSDYAGDLDDRKSTFGYVFMMETGVVSWSSKKQPIVTLSSIEAEFVAATTCAFQAIWLKKILKELHFKEKRLTQIYYDNNSTIKLSTKIQFYMVEANI, from the exons ATGGCTGAATTTGAGATGTCTGATCTTGGCATGATGCATCATTTTCTTGGCATGATGCATTATTTTCTTGGCATTGAAGTGATGCAATCTTCTactggaatttttatttctcaaaagaaGTATGTGGGAGAAATCTTGGATAGGATTCAGATGAAGGATTGTAATCCTGTAAATACTCCATCTGAGTTTG AGATTCATCTCTTGGTtgcaaaaagaatttttcaGTACTTGCAAGGTACTAAGGAGTTTGGGTTGTTCTACAAGAATGGAGAAAAATCAGATTTGTTTGGCTTTACATATAGTGATTATGCAGGAGATCTAGATGATCGAAAAAGCACATTTGGGTACGTTTTCATGATGGAGACTGGAGTTGTTTCATGGTCATCAAAAAAGCAACCTATTGTCACATTATCATCCATTGAAGCTGAATTTGTTGCTGCAACAACTTGTGCTTTTCAAGCTATTTGGTTAAAGAAAATCCTTAAAGAGCTGCATTTCAAAGAGAAGAGACTTACTCAGATTTATTATGACAACAATTCAACCATAAAGCTTTCAACAAAAATCCAGTTTTACATGGTCGAAGCAAACATATAG